One Coffea eugenioides isolate CCC68of chromosome 2, Ceug_1.0, whole genome shotgun sequence genomic window, TATTGTTCAATGAACACAAAGCTGCGAATttacaaaataccaaaaaaaaaaaaaaatagtgaacTTAATTAACCCCTCTCTCGATGGAGGGTTGGATTGGATGGTAAGATGGGAGAAATTATAAATAAGAAGTTCTGAATTCAAGAACTTCAacttactcaaaaaaaaaaaaaaaaaaaaaaaaacccctctCTGTCACTCTACGTTGAACTACTTCTAGTGGCTTTCTACACATGTTCTTGATCATGCCTTTGTTACAACGACAACAGAGTTCATGCTGCATCACCTGGGAATCGAAGAAACTGAGGTGCCAAAAATGTGTTTGGATTTGTACAAGGAATGTGGGACTACTATGGCAGGTCTCAAGGTACGTAGTAAAATACTCAAGTACAGTTGTCATCACTGTCCAAATAGCTTAAAATACTaaagatatatatgtaattcCGAAAGTAGAATTTAAATAACGAATTAACTATCATTAATCATTCATATTcttacatataactaataaacTATTTGAATTAATCATTCATGATATCAGCATTAAGAtttttttaaaaggaaaattctATACTAAGCCACATTACGGCTAagattttttaaataaaaattttatatttagcGACGTTACGACTGACCAATAGACCTCCATAATTTTAAGGATTCTCATATTTATATCTACCCTTTAGTAACGCGTGATTTAGTAATATCGTGGTTTATCGTCACTTTTTGTAGACAGACTCTTTTTTAAATTACTAGCGCTTCTGCCTATTATAGCTGATGATGAAAGTATGCTACTGCTTAGGGGAATTTTTTTGGTCACCTGTAACAGGATCTTGGTTACGAATTTGACAACGATGAGTTTCATGCTTATGTTCATGGGAGATTGCCCTATGATGCACTCAAACCTGATCCAATATTAAGGAATCTTCTGCTTTCCATGCCACAGCGCAAAATAGTATGTCAAAGCTGTTGCTGTACTAATAGTTTTTGCTCTGCCTAACAAAAGcacaataaacaaaaataatgagCGTTTAATTCTGGTGGGCTTAATCAGATTTTCACCAACGCTGACAAAGCACACGCAGCTCAAGTGCTGAGTAGGTTGGGTCTGGAAGATTGTTTTGAAGGTGTGATATGCTTTGAAACCCTCAATCCACCACCTCCGGTGGCACCTTCTGCTGATCACGCCAATGGAACGCCGGATGATGACAATGACAGTTCCGAAACAACAATCTCTGGAGACGCCATCAATGATGAGACAAAGAGCAAGACCATATTTAACATGGCGAAGCAGCAAATTCTCTGTAAACCTTCTCTAACGTCGATGCTAGCTGCCATTCGCATTGCAAACGTTGACCCCAACAAAACTGTAAGTTCTGAAATATTGTTGATTTTTGCTGCAGTTGTCTTCGTTTAAAATGGAAGTTAAATTTCTTGGTGCAGCGAAGATAGATCAATTGACtaatttttgtccttttttctCAGATTTTTTTTGATGATAGTGCTCGAAATATTGCTTCTGCAAAATTAGCTGGACTTCGTACCGTAATAGTAAGTTTCTTCACTAGCCTATCATGCTACTATTGcatcttttgaaattgattACAGCACTGTTATTTACTAGGATACTCTCTTGCTAAAGTATTACTCCCAAGGAAACCAGTTGATCCTTAACAGCATCAAAATAAGTGAGCTAATAATGATGCAGGTGGGGAGCTCCAACCTTGTTCCTGGTGCTGACCATGCGTTGAGTAGCATCCACAATATCAAAGAAGCCCTGCCTCAGATATGGGAAGCTGAAGAAGAGCATCTGGACCAAGTCATCCAATCCAGAGTGGAAACTGTAGTCCTTGCGTAGgaataaatatatacaaatagGAGATTACTCCATCAAATCAGTAGGGAAACTTGTAAGTCATCGTTGGCTTGTCAACGAGGCTATGCAATGAAACGTCATTCTGCAAGTGCAACTCATAAAAGCACTTTGAAGATTGCCATATTACATTTTTAATGCAGAAAGGTTTTAAAGGTTATTCCGTCAATCAAGCGACTGCTTCTCTCCTCAGAAGAGTTTAGATAAATACGTGAGAAGCACCTCCTCCACCCCTCTCAAGACAGGTAGAAGATGCAATTTGATATCCAAAGGCAGATATTCCTCTAATTACAGCAATCCCTAATCACTCTAGATGAActacccaaaaacaaaaaaagaactTAAAACATAAAGAAAGTGGTCCAGATAATGCATACAGATCAATCAATTACATTTCCTGAATGGTAGAACCTTGATCTTGACCTGGAGCTGGGAAAACAGGACAGAGCAGGGCCAAAGAGGAAAGCAATTGGAATCCTACCAGTTCACAATCATTTACTAGCATTTAATTTCTGCACTCTCTGAAGTCTGAAAGACTAGAGGAGGGGCGCAGCAAAGCACTAAGCCACCATGAAGCAGAATGTGGCTACCAATAACTTACACAGAATACGATGCAAATCTCCCAACTTCAAAGTTATAAATTAAAGTCCCAAATTAGCATATCTCAATTGTCATCACAAATGCAGTACGTAGCTTACCGGTAGTCAGTGCAGTTTCTGCCCGAACAATGCACCTACCTCAAACCTAAATCCCAAGTGAATATGGAACAGCAACACAGACAacaaatggaaaaagaaaagaaaaaaaaaactgatgatTAATAGATGTCTTGACACATTTTCTAAACACAATCGAGTTAAAAGAGAGAAATTTTCTCAACGCACGAAGAACAGAACCAAGAATCTAAATTCTGAACAAACAGGAAAACATTAACCAGGAAACACAAGGACATTAAGTCGAAATATAAGCAATTGGAACACCTATTCATATCACAATAATAATGATACACAACTTTCAGGCTAAGTTCCAAGTTCAAAATAAGCTACTCATACCAACAATCATTTACTCGCGTATAATCTACACCTATACCTACATAATTCCACATACAAACTCACATTCAAGAATTAAAGCAAGTTATCTCATTCACTTCCGATATCACTTAGAAACCAAAAGGATCTCAGGCTTTTTAGCCTTACTGGGTGTATTAGCATTGGAGGTAGCACTGGCAGCTGCAgctgcagcagcagcagcagcctcGCGCGCCCTCTTATCTAGCTGAATCAGACTCCTAGTCGCCAAAATGGCCTGCGGGTTCAGGTCATGGGAGGCCCTAGCATACAAGCTCCTTATTGCCACTGAAGCTGCATCTTTCACATCCTCTGTAATCAAAGGCCCCAGCAAGCAGTGCCCCAAAATCCTCAATGCCGGCTGCAATAACTCCCATGGCAGCGGAATTCTCACCCCCTGTGGCCTCAACTCCTTGTCCCTCCCCTCAATTCGCAAATGCCGAATTTCTTCCACAACATCCTCAATCTCATTATGACCCCTCGAGTCACCCGAAAGCCCGTTGCTACTTTCAGTAAAATTATCAGGTTTTTGGGCAGTAAAATCATCGAAATCAGATTTACAAGGGCAATCCTGACCTGCCCAATCTgccgaaaatatgcaaaaatcAAGCTTTGACCAATTGGGCATTTGCGAGATCTGCTTATAATAACAATCAAGGGCAATGCCTACAATGGAGGCTCGTTTAGTAGACTTCACCGCCATCTGGGGTTCGAGAGGAGGCGATAGAACGCCGACTAGAGGCCGAGACGAGGGGTTATTGTTAATGGGGTTCGATTTATTCGAAGGGGGATTTCGAGGGGAGTGATAAAGAGAAGGTTGAGAGAGATCAGGGATTGAAATGAGCACGGGTTTACCCGAACGAGCTTTAACTTCAGATGAGTAGAGGACGAGAAGGACAGCTTCGAAGCCGGCGAGATTAGGGGTGGGGGAGATAGCAGAGGTGGTGGAGGAGGAGTGGATGCGGGACAGatagagggaggagaggagaGGGATATAGCAGAGGACAACGAGGCGGAGTTCGGGGTCAGCAGAGAGGAAGGTGTCGTATAGCCACTGGCAAAGAGAGTCGTCGCCGGAGCCGGATGAAGGGGAGGAGAGGGAAGATGAGATGGAAGAATAGGCGGCGGAAGAGAGGAGGAGGGAGCGGGCAGGGCGGTCGGAGTCGGCGAGGGACGAGAGAACTGAGGAGGTTTCGGGGAGAAGAGTAGAGAGGAGATGGATTCGAGTGCGGGCTTTTGATATGGACTCCCACCAGGAGTGCATCGGGTCGGAGTTATTTGCTCCGGCAGCGTTGCGGTGGGGAGCAGGACCACCGTTTTGGTGGTTGAAGGAAGTGGAGTTAGATGGGTTAATCTCGGTGGAAGAGGTGGATGAGGAAGGGGATCCAACGGGTCCGTGGTGGAAGTCCATCAGGGCCTGGGGAGGATTTGGCGGCGGATGGGGATGGTGGATCGGGCCGATCTCCGGCTCTCCTCCGATGAGCAAAATGGGGCGTGGCCGGGGGTTCTACAGTCAAGAGTCCAATTAGCGTCTGCCCATTGAGTGGACCTTTGCGGCAACAAAATGCAGGGACTGGCTGTGCGTGAATCCAACATTACCCCCCTGTTACAgccttattttgtttttaatttttttgcccatttaaatgatttttttttttttttttgtgaaaatctTTTAGCCATGTAAAAGTTACTTGTGCGGAGTGCGGACGTCTTAgcagaacaaaaagaaaatctgTTATGAAACAATTTAAAGTGTGGATGTTCCTTTGTATTTTCAAGAgaattaattcatgatttatgaCTATATTATGTATAGAAATTATAATCCATAAATCTActcatgtagtggagaaaccgtttcataAGTTTCTTCATATTCCTGTAATAGTGGATGTTTAATATGATTGATGTTCCTTTAATCTtgtaatacatatatatagagGTATATTGACATCATTTGGAAATATCTTGTATTAGTTGGAATAATAAGAATATCATTCTCCATTTCTCTACTCATTTCTCTAATATCTCCATTCATATAAtagtattttattagttttataacaaaTTATCAGCACGAATCtctacttttgagcaaaaggtgaaaacgGAGGCTCTACCTTGAACAAATGTGAAACAGGagattttgtcaaaattttgtcTGCATTTCTTCAAGTAACTTCTGAGGTAAATTTCTGACCCACAAGCTTCTTTCAATTTCTTATGGCTAATATTTGAATTATCGCAAAATACAGGTACCTACTGTTGAACAACCACTAAACACAAACATATATTGTTTGACATCTTTGAGGTAATATTTCTCCTTTTAATTCTATTTATTTATCTTTAtaattatttgttataaatacTTATATTCTGATACTAttatagaaaatcaattatGTTTGAGGATTCACTTGTCCTTTGAAAATACTTAAAGAAAAAGATTTGACCACCTGAAGATTGTCGTTCTTTAACGAAAATATTTGGCCACTAGAAGATGATCATTATTTCAAAAACCTGGTATGATAAATTTACTTGTGGCTACAAGAACATAATTGTGCAATTTTCAGAATTACTTCTCAATTAAAATTGTGTCGAGAAAATTTTACTCATAAGATATATTAAAAATGATACTCTCCACAATTGATTTCTCGAATATGCTCCTGTAGTAGCAATATTAagagaaattttgaaaagtatTTTGTACTTATTGCATGCTAATTATAGTCCATTCCCAGAAGTGAATGCgactaaatttcaatttattagttATGGTTGTTGTCATGACTATGattttgataaatatatattttatcatgacaagagaaaaagttaTCACTTGAAATGGGATAATAATGATAAGGACAAGAAAGTAATGATCCTGAAGATAAATGTCTCGAAATACATTTGACGAATCAAAATTATAATCTTCACATGGCCAATTTCTTTAAACACCCTGAAAGTGTATGATGATTGATTTAATTAGCttttcttcctgaagaagaaatagaTGTTAAACATTTGGGATCAAAGGATTATGGTGATAATATTTGTCCCATAAGAATTATGGTGACAAGAATATGTGTCTCGCTAATAAATGCTACTATATACACTATTTTTCAACAAAAGAGACAAACACAATCAGTGGTAGTGCTTAAGTGattgaaaatttcagaagaaCCACTGTTATATTTCTTCCCATAGGAGAAAAGTTTATGATAAATAAAGCATTACTTTTTATCATGTTTcgaaaaatttattgaatttgaatatccATCGAAATGGATATCAAATTGAGATACTAAATGAGACAATAATAGAGATCATGTTTAGAAATCAAGTGAGATAAAGgttaattatattataataatcaTTCGAGAGAGAAATAGTTATCGATATAGTTgttttcattctcatttgattTATAATCATCACCTGTAGTAAACCAGAAGTTTACTGATTCCAATGGATATATGATTTggcaaaagtgaaaatatttgagAGTCGACAAGTATTTATACATACTCCCTTTATATTATATATGGctccaaaagaaatttaaaatttatgtcGGGTATGAATCACCTTTTACGATTAAATATCGTAAAATATTGATGGGTGATAtattgaatgatttatttattctgaTGAGTTACGATTCCCGACATTAGGGAGAGGAAGAAATCAACCGAAAGGAAATCATctgaaaaattagtttttttcgatcctcatacaaaataatgtgaactagaagttcaagaaattcttcatttgtaGAAAGTTGCAAATCAATTGTCAGATATATTTATTGACTCTAGAAGAGTAATTAAATCAACTATTCCTGCAGAAAATATTCTGGTTAAAATTGATATCTCCAAAGGACATACACGTGTGCTACAAATAAATTTAAGGCCGGCTTATCTAAATAAGACATAAATTgatttcaaatatctcaaaaaattaaataaatgtcatgacaaaattcaatttcttgaagAGGTTGCTCCTAAAGAACCAACTCctgaagagaatgaaatcatagaaaatttaattggactctaatgaaatgtagcacTTGACATTATAAAAGTTGATCAGGATCATTAATCTATATTGGTTGATGAATGTCGGTATAAAAATAATTGTTCAAAGTGGAAAGATACGATCCAATCTAAATTGAATTTATTTGTTAAAAGAAAAGTGTTTGGACTTGTAGTCCAAACACCTGAAGGTGTAAAGCAAGTAGCCCAAGAATTTTCACAAATATTTGGATACCAATGATCCAATATGTCcatgtgtttttatcaagaaaaatggattaaaCTTTGTGATAATTGCTGTATATGTTAAtgatttaaatttgattggaactcttgaagagattcaaaatactattaaatattt contains:
- the LOC113760886 gene encoding uncharacterized protein C24B11.05, producing the protein MEVVGARSSNASGAKYECLLFDMDDTLYPLSAGLNLACRKNIEEFMLHHLGIEETEVPKMCLDLYKECGTTMAGLKDLGYEFDNDEFHAYVHGRLPYDALKPDPILRNLLLSMPQRKIIFTNADKAHAAQVLSRLGLEDCFEGVICFETLNPPPPVAPSADHANGTPDDDNDSSETTISGDAINDETKSKTIFNMAKQQILCKPSLTSMLAAIRIANVDPNKTIFFDDSARNIASAKLAGLRTVIVGSSNLVPGADHALSSIHNIKEALPQIWEAEEEHLDQVIQSRVETVVLA
- the LOC113760885 gene encoding uncharacterized protein LOC113760885 — encoded protein: MDFHHGPVGSPSSSTSSTEINPSNSTSFNHQNGGPAPHRNAAGANNSDPMHSWWESISKARTRIHLLSTLLPETSSVLSSLADSDRPARSLLLSSAAYSSISSSLSSPSSGSGDDSLCQWLYDTFLSADPELRLVVLCYIPLLSSLYLSRIHSSSTTSAISPTPNLAGFEAVLLVLYSSEVKARSGKPVLISIPDLSQPSLYHSPRNPPSNKSNPINNNPSSRPLVGVLSPPLEPQMAVKSTKRASIVGIALDCYYKQISQMPNWSKLDFCIFSADWAGQDCPCKSDFDDFTAQKPDNFTESSNGLSGDSRGHNEIEDVVEEIRHLRIEGRDKELRPQGVRIPLPWELLQPALRILGHCLLGPLITEDVKDAASVAIRSLYARASHDLNPQAILATRSLIQLDKRAREAAAAAAAAAASATSNANTPSKAKKPEILLVSK